One stretch of Bradyrhizobium canariense DNA includes these proteins:
- the urtB gene encoding urea ABC transporter permease subunit UrtB — translation MFGDYSIGDLGAIFAMQGFAGLILFSVYVLMALGLAVIFGQMGVINMAHGEFMILGAYVTWMTSNAFQQYLPSLFSGYFFVAMVLAFIASGLLGMLVEWALIRHLYKRPLDTLLATWGLSLILQQAYRSIFGAREVGVELPEWMMGSWQVTDAIQIPINGMFVMVLTILITLAVSYVLFWSRWGKQVRAVVQNRVMAGAVGINTEKVDRYTFGLGCGIAGIAGSAFTMIGSTSPTAGQLYIVDTFLVVVFGGAASLFGTIASAFTISQTQSTLEFFLSGSMAKVITLLTIVAILMMRPQGLFALKVRK, via the coding sequence ATGTTTGGTGATTATTCAATCGGCGATCTCGGCGCGATTTTCGCGATGCAGGGTTTCGCAGGGCTGATCCTGTTTTCCGTCTACGTGCTGATGGCGCTGGGGCTTGCCGTCATCTTCGGCCAGATGGGCGTCATCAACATGGCGCACGGCGAATTCATGATCCTGGGCGCCTACGTTACCTGGATGACATCGAACGCCTTTCAGCAATATCTGCCCTCGCTGTTCAGCGGCTACTTCTTCGTCGCCATGGTACTGGCTTTCATCGCATCGGGCTTGCTTGGCATGCTGGTCGAATGGGCGCTGATACGGCATCTCTACAAGCGCCCGCTCGATACGCTGCTCGCGACCTGGGGCTTGAGCCTCATCCTGCAGCAGGCCTATCGCTCCATCTTCGGCGCACGTGAGGTCGGCGTCGAACTGCCGGAATGGATGATGGGGTCGTGGCAAGTCACCGACGCCATCCAGATCCCGATCAACGGCATGTTCGTGATGGTCTTGACCATATTGATCACGCTGGCCGTCTCCTATGTTCTGTTCTGGTCGCGTTGGGGCAAACAGGTTCGCGCGGTTGTGCAGAACCGCGTGATGGCCGGAGCCGTCGGCATCAATACCGAGAAGGTTGACCGCTACACCTTCGGTCTCGGCTGCGGCATTGCGGGAATAGCCGGCAGCGCCTTCACCATGATCGGATCGACCAGTCCGACCGCAGGCCAGCTCTACATCGTCGATACCTTCCTTGTCGTCGTGTTCGGCGGCGCGGCCAGCCTGTTCGGCACCATCGCATCGGCTTTCACGATCTCCCAGACTCAATCGACCCTGGAATTCTTCCTGTCGGGGTCGATGGCTAAGGTCATCACGCTCCTGACCATCGTCGCGATCCTGATGATGCGGCCGCAAGGGCTCTTCGCGCTCAAGGTTCGCAAATAA